From Paenibacillus graminis, a single genomic window includes:
- a CDS encoding ABC transporter permease, with product MKKLLRLFLLDLRLLTKNKTFYLKLILFPSILILILGTVFSDSSSQIKSFNVAFYNADKGSSEGAHFVSLGNVLRDNVFKQEDLKKIINLKETTSYKQGKQLLQDGKAAVFVYVPETFTKTAMNNEKTDIVLMGDNDKPLDKDVVATILDRFNASVKTMNVEQRTILQTISSKDSVPKDKIEKVMSLISGNKQLSLKIPEVPTNKAAVPIDAMQYYSIAMVVMFSIMTAFVLVHSIVDEKQNHTLFRIKSTPTLNIQYVLGKLFGIILSVVIQMTVVIIISRVVFQMKWGNPLELLVITIVYAFAIGSIILLWGFIAKDHVTVSSLASPVLYIFSFLGGSFITKSGLPDSLRVIQEIIPNGKAINSYLKVCQGVGLGGMYIDLLELIGIGLIFIIFNIMVYSGKRWNKSAIYSHGKKPAEADVSK from the coding sequence GTGAAAAAGCTATTACGTTTATTTCTATTGGATCTGCGGCTGCTGACTAAAAATAAAACATTTTATTTGAAGCTGATTCTGTTTCCATCCATTCTAATACTCATTTTAGGTACGGTATTTAGTGATTCTAGTTCCCAAATCAAAAGCTTTAATGTAGCTTTTTATAATGCTGATAAGGGCTCTTCGGAGGGAGCACATTTCGTATCCTTGGGAAACGTCTTAAGGGATAACGTATTCAAGCAAGAGGACCTGAAAAAGATCATAAATTTGAAAGAAACCACCAGCTATAAGCAAGGCAAGCAATTACTCCAAGACGGTAAGGCTGCAGTATTTGTATACGTACCGGAAACCTTCACCAAGACCGCCATGAATAATGAAAAAACGGATATCGTCCTGATGGGCGACAACGATAAGCCTTTGGATAAAGACGTAGTTGCGACTATTCTGGACCGGTTCAATGCAAGCGTCAAGACAATGAATGTTGAACAAAGGACCATTCTCCAGACCATAAGCAGTAAAGACAGTGTGCCTAAAGACAAAATAGAAAAGGTTATGAGCCTAATTTCAGGAAATAAGCAGCTCAGTCTTAAAATACCGGAGGTGCCAACCAATAAAGCAGCCGTGCCCATAGATGCTATGCAGTATTATTCGATCGCAATGGTAGTTATGTTCTCCATAATGACGGCATTTGTGCTGGTTCACAGCATAGTGGACGAGAAGCAGAACCACACCCTGTTTCGAATCAAATCCACACCTACCTTGAATATACAGTATGTGCTTGGCAAACTGTTCGGGATTATTTTATCTGTTGTTATCCAAATGACCGTTGTGATCATTATTAGCCGGGTTGTATTTCAGATGAAATGGGGAAACCCTTTAGAGCTTCTTGTGATTACCATTGTTTATGCTTTTGCCATCGGCAGCATTATTCTGCTATGGGGATTTATCGCGAAAGATCATGTGACTGTTTCCAGCTTAGCTTCTCCTGTGCTGTACATTTTCAGCTTTTTGGGCGGGAGCTTTATCACTAAAAGCGGATTGCCGGATAGCCTGCGCGTCATTCAGGAGATTATCCCTAATGGTAAAGCAATAAATTCATATTTAAAGGTATGCCAAGGGGTAGGTCTCGGCGGCATGTATATTGATTTGTTGGAGCTTATAGGTATAGGACTGATATTTATTATCTTTAACATTATGGTATACAGCGGAAAAAGGTGGAATAAAAGTGCAATTTATAGTCATGGTAAAAAACCAGCTGAAGCTGATGTTTCGAAATAG
- a CDS encoding alpha-amylase family glycosyl hydrolase translates to MLRKKTRSYVSWLVIFALCFSLFGLSGGASASNTDYTVTYTNSTATAVTLRWTVNNWTNSTDTVMSKSGTTFTANIGVPEGATLIYCYHITAPTDYWDSNGGKNWTVVIPDEGKHEAESADLSGGAKVNTDHTGYSGTGFVDGYNVPGAAATFTVQASAAGTYNAALHYANASGSTKTVSIYVNGSKVKQTTLASLANWNTWGDQTETLSLLAGNNTIAYKYDSTDSGNINIDYVTISPGATPSPTATATATPTATATPTATATPTATATPTPTVTPTATPTATSTVTPTATVTPAPTATAAGLTVHVKKPSSWNSMRIHYWNLSPATVPTSGAWPGILMNSDGNDWYSYTIAGTTSASLIFNDGSGKQSGDLSRSVKESWFYTDNMWYEVNPELPKIPVISVSPAPKTYDSAQTVKLSSTNSGDKIYYTTNGSTPTTASALYTSPIQVASSMTIKAFGVNSTGQTGNVASFAYVIDLNADLQAPAITANLPVGHSDSAVTVSFNIKDNKAATTRAYYTDDGTEPTAGSKAYISGNAMAGLTGPSILISKTTTLKFLVIDGAGNQTTQSFVYNIGKSGDFREDSIYFVITSRFYDGDPGNNEHAWEDAKANNPDSDPAWRGDFKGLIQKLDYIKALGFSAIWITPVVQNASGYDYHGYHALNFAKVDPRYESAGASYQDLINAAHAKGLKIIQDVVVNHTGNFGEENLFPMFKKDETKPDTVSNMLKITDKLPSNYDSMTPDQQYQARIALMKTAEANNNIYHTEKSLSWESYTVQTGQIAGDCVDLNTENPAVDQYLIDSYNQYIDMGVDAFRLDTVKHVSRYIFNKYFIPAWKARGGSDFFMFGEVATRYRDVWNSGIPAISTPFYTWKSSKSYPGDTTNDYASNKASVEQEWADNSTTAGQPTSNNAFLNGNTYHAPDYSMKSGMDVIDFPMHWAFKTAQEAFSMRSGDQFYNDATWNVTYIDSHDYAPDQAPENQRFAGTQDTWAENLALMFTFRGIPAIFYGSEIEFKKGAALDVGPNAPLSTTGRAYYGDHIEGSVTAQDFGRYTNATGTLAESLNYPLAKHIRQLNLIRRAVPALQKGQYSTENVSGNLAFKRRYTDSAKGIDSFALVTISGNATFTGIPNGTYVDAVTGDAKTVTNGTITLTCSGKGNARVYVLNGKGGIGETGPYLK, encoded by the coding sequence GTGTTGAGAAAAAAAACCAGGTCTTATGTTTCATGGTTAGTCATTTTTGCACTTTGTTTTAGCTTGTTCGGGTTATCCGGCGGGGCTTCTGCAAGCAATACCGATTATACAGTAACCTATACGAATTCTACGGCAACTGCTGTGACATTGCGTTGGACGGTAAATAACTGGACAAATTCTACGGACACGGTTATGTCCAAAAGCGGGACTACATTTACTGCAAACATTGGTGTGCCGGAAGGTGCTACACTAATTTATTGCTATCACATTACGGCGCCTACGGATTATTGGGATAGTAACGGGGGGAAGAACTGGACGGTAGTTATACCCGATGAGGGGAAGCATGAAGCCGAAAGCGCAGATTTGTCTGGAGGGGCAAAGGTAAATACCGATCACACTGGATATTCCGGGACCGGGTTTGTGGATGGGTACAACGTTCCCGGAGCAGCTGCAACTTTTACCGTTCAGGCTTCAGCAGCAGGCACTTATAATGCCGCTCTCCACTACGCTAATGCAAGCGGAAGTACAAAGACAGTTTCCATATACGTCAACGGAAGCAAAGTTAAACAGACAACCTTGGCAAGTCTGGCAAACTGGAACACCTGGGGGGATCAAACCGAAACACTCTCCTTACTGGCAGGGAATAATACGATTGCATACAAATATGATTCTACTGACAGCGGAAATATTAATATAGACTATGTGACTATCTCGCCTGGAGCTACTCCATCGCCTACCGCAACTGCAACGGCAACGCCTACAGCAACGGCGACGCCTACAGCAACGGCGACGCCTACAGCTACTGCAACACCGACACCCACTGTAACACCTACAGCAACACCTACAGCAACATCTACAGTAACACCTACAGCAACCGTAACACCGGCACCCACAGCAACCGCAGCCGGATTAACCGTTCACGTGAAGAAACCTTCAAGCTGGAATTCAATGCGGATCCATTATTGGAATCTGAGCCCTGCAACTGTTCCGACAAGCGGAGCATGGCCGGGAATTCTGATGAATTCTGATGGAAATGACTGGTACAGTTATACGATTGCCGGAACCACTAGTGCCAGTCTTATTTTTAATGACGGCAGCGGTAAACAGTCGGGCGATTTGTCCCGCAGTGTGAAGGAGTCCTGGTTTTACACGGATAACATGTGGTATGAAGTCAACCCGGAACTCCCTAAAATTCCTGTAATTTCAGTCTCGCCTGCACCCAAAACATACGATTCTGCCCAGACGGTGAAGCTTTCCAGCACCAATAGCGGGGATAAAATTTACTATACAACCAACGGTTCAACACCTACGACGGCATCGGCCTTGTATACATCGCCCATTCAGGTGGCTTCCTCTATGACCATCAAGGCTTTTGGTGTGAACTCAACCGGTCAGACAGGAAATGTGGCTTCTTTCGCTTATGTCATTGACTTAAATGCCGATTTACAGGCTCCAGCCATCACTGCGAATTTGCCTGTGGGGCATTCTGATTCCGCGGTTACCGTTTCCTTTAACATCAAAGATAACAAGGCAGCAACCACAAGGGCATATTATACCGATGATGGTACGGAACCAACTGCAGGTTCTAAAGCCTATATTTCTGGCAATGCAATGGCCGGTTTGACGGGACCATCCATTCTTATCTCCAAAACCACTACTTTGAAGTTTCTTGTAATAGACGGCGCCGGAAATCAAACCACACAAAGCTTTGTCTACAACATTGGAAAGTCGGGAGATTTCCGCGAAGACAGTATTTATTTCGTTATCACTTCGCGGTTCTATGATGGCGATCCGGGCAACAACGAGCACGCATGGGAAGATGCCAAGGCGAATAATCCGGACTCCGACCCGGCTTGGAGAGGGGATTTCAAGGGACTGATTCAAAAGCTGGATTACATCAAAGCCCTCGGATTCAGTGCCATCTGGATTACACCTGTTGTGCAGAATGCGAGCGGTTATGATTATCATGGATACCACGCGCTCAATTTTGCCAAAGTGGACCCAAGGTATGAATCTGCAGGGGCTTCCTATCAAGATTTGATCAATGCAGCGCATGCAAAAGGGCTGAAAATTATTCAGGATGTCGTTGTCAACCATACCGGTAACTTCGGTGAAGAGAATTTGTTCCCCATGTTCAAGAAAGATGAGACCAAGCCGGATACGGTCAGCAACATGCTCAAAATAACGGATAAGCTGCCGTCCAACTATGACTCCATGACACCCGATCAGCAATATCAGGCAAGAATCGCCTTAATGAAGACAGCGGAGGCGAACAATAACATCTACCATACGGAGAAAAGCCTTTCCTGGGAATCTTACACCGTTCAGACAGGACAGATTGCCGGAGACTGCGTTGACCTCAACACAGAAAATCCTGCCGTCGACCAATATCTGATAGACTCCTATAACCAATATATTGATATGGGTGTTGATGCTTTCCGGCTCGATACAGTGAAGCATGTAAGCCGGTATATTTTCAATAAATACTTTATTCCTGCCTGGAAGGCAAGAGGAGGCTCGGACTTCTTTATGTTTGGTGAAGTGGCCACCCGTTACAGAGATGTATGGAACAGCGGGATTCCGGCAATTTCGACGCCATTTTATACCTGGAAATCTTCGAAATCGTATCCGGGCGATACCACAAATGATTACGCTTCCAATAAAGCTTCGGTTGAACAGGAGTGGGCAGACAACTCTACAACAGCAGGACAGCCTACCTCGAACAATGCTTTCCTAAACGGCAATACCTATCATGCGCCTGACTATTCGATGAAATCAGGTATGGATGTGATTGATTTTCCGATGCATTGGGCCTTCAAGACAGCACAGGAAGCATTCAGTATGAGGAGCGGCGACCAATTCTATAATGATGCAACCTGGAATGTTACTTATATCGACTCTCATGACTATGCACCAGACCAGGCTCCGGAAAATCAGCGATTTGCGGGTACGCAGGACACTTGGGCTGAAAATCTCGCGCTGATGTTCACCTTCCGGGGAATTCCCGCCATCTTCTATGGCTCGGAAATCGAATTCAAGAAGGGGGCAGCCCTCGATGTAGGTCCAAACGCACCGCTCAGCACAACCGGCCGTGCTTACTATGGCGATCACATAGAAGGCAGTGTTACGGCCCAGGATTTCGGCAGATATACGAATGCAACCGGCACACTTGCCGAATCGCTGAATTATCCGTTGGCGAAGCATATCAGACAGCTGAATTTAATCAGAAGAGCGGTTCCCGCCCTGCAAAAAGGGCAGTATTCCACAGAGAATGTATCAGGGAACCTGGCATTTAAGAGAAGATACACCGACAGCGCCAAAGGCATTGACAGCTTTGCCTTGGTTACGATTTCGGGAAATGCTACCTTTACCGGCATTCCGAACGGAACCTATGTGGATGCGGTGACTGGCGATGCCAAAACCGTTACCAACGGTACGATTACCCTGACATGCTCCGGCAAAGGAAATGCAAGGGTCTATGTCCTGAACGGCAAAGGCGGAATTGGAGAGACTGGACCTTATCTGAAGTAA
- a CDS encoding ABC transporter permease: MQFIVMVKNQLKLMFRNRTAVFATIAVPLILTFLFSFSQGSSQESLYVADADHSVYSNQLMDMIQGHKQVKIVHSDEATIKKKVDDQDIPFGLVVKQGFGSQLSSGEDLSIYFVQNYENGDGTILEEIITSEVSTLQKVIHDSQVISTELNADGSGIAASVFKGIHEASNLTIDDQTLSNGEKTHDNATARLIGFLVMFIWFVVIQGLRTLIDERENNTLSRLLSTPVDYKKYLLAKMTATYLFGTVHVLVILVAGKYLLKISIADHALAVGILFAAYLFALTSITMMVIPFMRNQKQFTSSASIIIAVTGMLGGSFFSMEMAPRFMRIISKFTPESWAIQSLSAVIFDHQPMTSEWVPLVIFAGVGVAGFAAGLLFMNRELKALRG; this comes from the coding sequence GTGCAATTTATAGTCATGGTAAAAAACCAGCTGAAGCTGATGTTTCGAAATAGGACTGCGGTATTTGCAACAATTGCAGTTCCCTTAATCCTGACCTTCTTGTTTTCCTTTTCCCAGGGGAGCAGTCAGGAAAGCTTATATGTAGCTGATGCCGACCATAGTGTGTATTCGAATCAACTTATGGATATGATCCAGGGACATAAGCAGGTAAAGATTGTCCATTCCGATGAAGCTACGATCAAAAAAAAGGTTGATGACCAGGATATTCCCTTTGGTTTAGTAGTGAAGCAGGGGTTTGGCAGCCAACTGTCATCCGGTGAAGATTTATCTATTTATTTTGTGCAAAATTATGAAAACGGCGATGGGACAATTCTGGAAGAGATTATTACCAGTGAAGTAAGCACACTCCAAAAAGTTATTCATGACTCACAAGTGATCTCTACGGAACTGAATGCAGATGGCTCAGGCATTGCAGCCAGCGTATTTAAGGGCATCCATGAGGCCTCGAATCTAACGATAGATGATCAGACTTTAAGTAATGGAGAGAAGACCCATGACAATGCCACAGCGAGGTTAATCGGTTTTCTGGTCATGTTCATTTGGTTCGTCGTCATTCAGGGTTTACGGACCTTAATTGATGAAAGAGAAAACAATACCTTAAGCAGGTTGTTAAGCACGCCTGTTGATTACAAGAAATATCTGCTTGCAAAGATGACGGCGACCTATCTGTTTGGAACTGTTCATGTCCTAGTCATTTTGGTAGCCGGTAAGTACTTGCTTAAGATTAGTATCGCAGACCATGCGCTTGCGGTCGGCATTCTATTCGCTGCTTATTTATTTGCCCTAACCAGCATTACTATGATGGTTATACCATTTATGCGGAATCAGAAGCAGTTCACGTCTTCTGCTTCAATAATCATAGCGGTAACCGGAATGCTTGGCGGTTCCTTTTTCTCCATGGAAATGGCTCCAAGGTTCATGCGGATCATATCCAAGTTCACGCCAGAATCGTGGGCAATCCAATCGTTATCGGCCGTTATTTTTGACCATCAGCCCATGACTTCAGAATGGGTTCCGCTGGTTATATTCGCAGGGGTTGGGGTTGCAGGCTTCGCAGCCGGCCTCTTATTTATGAACAGAGAACTTAAGGCATTGAGAGGCTAA
- a CDS encoding response regulator: MNIIIVDDQEIVREGLKMILSLHEEINVIGEASNGEEALELLTYTSPEVILMDIKMPVMNGIEATKWVKAKYPDIKVIILTTFNDSEYIFTGLKNGADGYILKDSGSQEIMYAIKTACEGNILLNPKITREVVNALNSVKNTGIENLRNEHILQLLTPRELEVAKGIMEGKSNKEISSDLFITEGTVKNYVSRMLEKLELRNRTELTLCLQKSL; this comes from the coding sequence GTGAATATTATTATCGTGGACGATCAGGAGATTGTCCGGGAAGGCTTGAAGATGATTCTTAGCCTGCACGAGGAAATCAATGTTATCGGTGAAGCCTCTAACGGAGAAGAAGCATTGGAGCTTCTCACCTACACTTCCCCTGAAGTTATTCTAATGGATATTAAAATGCCGGTAATGAACGGAATTGAAGCTACAAAATGGGTGAAAGCTAAATACCCCGACATCAAAGTGATCATTCTTACCACGTTTAATGATAGTGAGTATATTTTTACAGGTCTTAAAAATGGGGCGGACGGGTATATTCTAAAAGATTCGGGTTCTCAGGAAATCATGTATGCTATTAAGACTGCTTGTGAGGGGAATATCCTGTTAAATCCCAAGATTACACGGGAAGTAGTAAATGCGCTGAATTCTGTAAAAAATACAGGAATAGAGAACCTGCGGAATGAGCATATTCTGCAGCTGCTTACGCCGCGTGAGCTTGAAGTTGCCAAAGGCATTATGGAAGGCAAGAGCAATAAAGAGATCAGCAGTGACTTATTTATTACTGAAGGTACTGTCAAAAATTATGTCTCACGAATGCTGGAGAAACTTGAACTGAGGAATAGAACGGAGTTAACTCTATGCCTGCAAAAATCGCTGTAA
- a CDS encoding sensor histidine kinase, with product MSSYLVIISIVYLFRNVLIEKARTQELNQELQVANSTLQEYSNKIQELTISQERTRIAQELHDSLGHYLIALNMNLEYAGTIMDVETDKAKLAIHKSQQLSKECIVNLRQTVVLLGEERASKELLQSLHEIFDNFLETNTIQFELDMDQDIEYVDSDIKHCIYKTVQESITNGIKHGKATHFSIEIHKYPDQISLFIHNNGADCKEIIKSKGILGIEKRIVALGGKVVFYSGESSGFSVEASIPKIAVNFEGNQEAHSW from the coding sequence TTGTCTTCCTATTTAGTTATCATCTCCATTGTCTACCTGTTCCGAAATGTTCTGATTGAAAAAGCAAGAACCCAAGAGCTAAATCAGGAACTGCAAGTTGCCAACTCTACACTGCAGGAGTACTCGAACAAGATACAAGAGCTGACCATCTCCCAGGAAAGAACGAGGATTGCCCAAGAGCTTCATGATTCACTGGGGCACTATCTGATAGCCTTAAATATGAATCTTGAATATGCCGGTACAATCATGGATGTGGAGACAGATAAGGCCAAACTGGCGATTCACAAGTCGCAGCAGCTTTCCAAGGAGTGCATCGTCAACCTCCGGCAAACGGTGGTGCTCCTGGGTGAAGAGAGAGCTTCTAAAGAGCTCTTGCAGTCCCTTCACGAGATCTTCGACAACTTTCTGGAAACGAATACGATTCAATTTGAACTGGATATGGATCAGGATATTGAATATGTGGATTCTGATATCAAACATTGTATTTACAAAACCGTACAGGAGTCTATCACCAATGGCATTAAGCATGGGAAGGCCACACACTTTTCTATTGAAATTCATAAATATCCTGATCAGATCTCCTTATTCATTCATAATAATGGAGCAGATTGCAAAGAGATCATTAAATCGAAGGGGATTCTTGGGATAGAGAAGAGGATTGTCGCCCTGGGCGGAAAAGTTGTTTTTTACTCGGGTGAATCTTCAGGATTTAGTGTTGAGGCCAGTATTCCCAAAATTGCTGTTAATTTCGAGGGTAACCAGGAGGCACATTCATGGTGA
- a CDS encoding ABC transporter ATP-binding protein produces the protein MLQLTNLTKKYNDITVVNNITLNVKRGEIFGLLGPNGAGKSTTVSMISTVLTPTSGSITIDNKSLREKPIEIKKIMGIVPQDLALYQALSAKENLEFFGSLYGLSGKKLKNRTNEVLEIIELQDKKNQDVAELSGGMKRRVNIGVALMNDPKLLILDEPTVGIDPQSRNHILETVKKLNQDRGMTVIYTSHYMEEVEYLCKNVAIIDHGSLIALGTKEELKQSLAACDTLTVNFSEASEGALKQLNRIPGISKVNIEGNQISMLVSTNDKNVIEIVDEIKKLGIKLTSFKYEEVNLESIFLQITGKALRG, from the coding sequence ATGCTTCAACTAACAAATTTGACCAAAAAATACAATGATATCACTGTAGTTAACAATATTACGCTAAATGTGAAACGCGGTGAGATTTTTGGTTTGTTAGGTCCTAACGGAGCCGGAAAGTCGACGACCGTATCCATGATAAGTACAGTGCTTACGCCAACCAGCGGAAGTATAACCATCGATAACAAGTCCCTTAGGGAAAAGCCTATAGAGATCAAAAAAATTATGGGCATTGTGCCGCAGGATTTAGCGCTGTACCAAGCCTTAAGCGCCAAGGAGAACCTGGAGTTTTTCGGCAGCTTGTATGGACTTTCCGGGAAAAAGCTGAAGAACAGAACCAACGAAGTATTGGAGATCATCGAATTACAGGATAAGAAAAACCAGGATGTGGCTGAGTTGTCCGGAGGGATGAAACGCCGGGTCAATATAGGGGTTGCGCTTATGAATGATCCCAAGCTGTTGATCCTGGATGAACCCACAGTAGGCATTGATCCTCAATCCCGGAATCATATCCTGGAGACTGTGAAAAAACTCAATCAAGACAGAGGAATGACGGTGATTTATACAAGTCACTACATGGAGGAAGTGGAGTACTTATGCAAGAACGTTGCCATCATTGACCACGGTTCCTTAATCGCGCTGGGAACAAAAGAAGAATTAAAGCAAAGCCTGGCGGCGTGTGACACGTTGACAGTGAATTTTAGCGAGGCGAGTGAAGGCGCACTTAAACAGTTAAACCGGATTCCCGGTATATCCAAGGTTAATATAGAGGGCAATCAAATCAGCATGCTGGTTTCCACGAATGACAAGAATGTGATTGAGATTGTGGATGAGATCAAAAAATTAGGAATTAAACTTACCAGTTTTAAATATGAGGAAGTTAACCTGGAAAGTATTTTCCTGCAGATAACAGGTAAGGCCTTAAGGGGGTAG